From a single Solanum dulcamara chromosome 4, daSolDulc1.2, whole genome shotgun sequence genomic region:
- the LOC129885946 gene encoding auxin response factor 1: MAHLAANHFGSGAHPGASTNDALYKELWHACAGPLITVPREGERVYYFPQGHMEQLEASTHQGADQHLPSFNLPAKILCKVMNVQLRAESETDEVYAQLTLLPEHDQDEITSPDPPPPEPQKCTVHSFCKTLTASDTSTHGGFSVLRRHADECLPQLDMSQQPPWQELVASDLHGNEWHFRHIFRGQPRRHLLTTGWSVFVSAKKLVAGDAFIFLRGENGELRVGVRRLMRQLNNMPSSVISSHSMHVGVLATASHAISTGTLFSVFYKPRTSQSEFIVSVNKYLEARNHKLSVGMRFKMRFEGEEVPERRFSGTIVGVGDNPSSRWPDSEWRSLKVHWDEPSSILRPDRVSPWDMEPLVTATPTNTQPPQRNKRARPSVLPSPVQEPSALGMWKSPVDSPSSFSYCDPSRGRDLYPSPKLSSAAKGLGYGENGSMPLSTKTMYWSGQSETCTESVAPASEKRPANGCRLFGIELHRPTIDETSSVAMPSAVMEDQPAPSLFVDSDQNSEPSHPIPSVSCEPEKSSLRSTHESQSKQIRSCTKVHMQGKAVGRAVDLTRLDSYKDLLKKLEEMFEIEGELRGSTKKWQVVYTDDEDDMMMVGDDPWHEFCSMVRKIYVYTAEEAKRLSPKIKLPVDDLKPGKPVSDAVTLSNEEKA; encoded by the exons ATGGCACACCTTGCGGCAAATCACTTCGGTAGCGGTGCTCATCCAG GGGCTTCTACAAATGATGCATTATACAAGGAACTCTGGCATGCCTGTGCTGGACCTCTCATAACAGTTCCTCGTGAAGGGGAAAGAGTTTATTATTTCCCACAGGGTCACATGGAACAG CTTGAAGCATCGACACACCAGGGAGCAGACCAACATCTTCCTTCTTTCAATTTGCCAGCTAAAATTTTATGCAAAGTGATGAATGTTCAACTTCGG GCCGAGTCAGAGACAGATGAGGTGTATGCACAGTTAACTCTGCTTCCTGAACATGAT CAAGACGAGATCACAAGCCCTGATCCTCCTCCCCCTGAACCTCAAAAGTGCACTGTCCATTCGTTTTGCAAGACTCTTACTGCATCTGATACTAGCACTCATGGTGGTTTTTCTGTTCTCCGAAGGCATGCAGATGAATGTTTGCCTCAACTG GATATGTCGCAACAACCACCGTGGCAGGAATTGGTAGCTAGTGATCTACATGGCAATGAATGGCACTTTCGCCACATTTTTCGAG GTCAACCTAGGCGCCACTTGCTCACAACTGGGTGGAGTGTTTTTGTCAGTGCAAAGAAATTGGTTGCTGGAGATGCTTTCATCTTTCTGAG GGGAGAAAATGGGGAGCTTCGAGTTGGTGTTAGGAGACTCATGAGACAGCTAAATAATATGCCATCTTCTGTGATTTCAAGTCACAGTATGCATGTGGGGGTTCTTGCAACTGCGTCTCATGCCATCTCCACTGGGACCCTCTTCTCGGTGTTCTATAAGCCTAG GACTAGTCAGTCAGAATTCATTGTCAGTGTGAATAAATATCTTGAAGCACGAAATCACAAGCTTTCTGTTGGGATGAGGTTTAAGATGAGATTTGAGGGCGAGGAAGTTCCAGAAAGAAG GTTTAGTGGAACAATTGTTGGTGTAGGTGATAACCCATCATCTAGATGGCCTGATTCTGAATGGAGATCCTTGAAG GTTCACTGGGACGAACCATCGTCAATTTTGCGTCCAGATAGGGTTTCTCCATGGGATATGGAACCGCTTGTCACAGCAACACCTACAAACACCCAGCCTCCTCAAAGAAATAAGCGTGCTCGACCGTCAGTTTTACCGTCACCAGTGCAAGAACCTTCTGCTTTAG GAATGTGGAAGTCTCCTGTAGATTCTCCCTCATCGTTCTCGTATTGTGATCCGTCTCGTGGGCGAGATCTCTACCCTTCACCCAAACTTTCTTCTGCTGCAAAAGGCCTGGGTTATGGTGAGAATGGTTCCATGCCTCTTTCTACCAAAACGATGTACTGGTCAGGTCAATCGGAGACATGTACAGAGTCTGTTGCACCTGCTAGTGAAAAGAGACCTGCTAATGGATGTAGGTTATTCGGAATTGAGTTACATCGCCCAACCATAGATGAAACTTCATCGGTTGCTATGCCAAGTGCTGTAATGGAGGATCAGCCAGCTCCATCTTTATTTGTTGATTCTGACCAAAACTCAGAACCATCACATCCAATTCCTTCAGTAAGTTGTGAGCCTGAAAAGTCATCTCTGAGGTCTACCCACGAGTCTCAAAGCAAACAAATCCGGAGTTGCACTAAG GTGCATATGCAAGGGAAGGCAGTTGGGAGGGCAGTTGATCTCACAAGATTAGATAGTTACAAAGATCTACTTAAGAAATTGGAGGAGATGTTCGAGATTGAAGGTGAACTTCGTGGATCAACCAAGAAATGGCAGGTAGTCTACACAGATGATGAGGACGACATGATGATGGTTGGAGATGATCCATGGCA TGAATTCTGCAGCATGGTTAGAAAAATTTACGTCTATACAGCTGAGGAAGCCAAAAGACTTTCACCAAAGATCAAACTTCCTGTTGACGACTTGAAACCAGGCAAACCAGTTTCAGATGCTGTAACTCTTAGCAACGAGGAGAAAGCATAG